From one Bacteroides intestinalis DSM 17393 genomic stretch:
- a CDS encoding glycoside hydrolase family 2 protein codes for MSRKHFLGTILFLLTAWVVQAQETERQYLSGTGLGNTVTWQFRVSEGHNSGRWSKIEVPSQWELQGFGEYTYGRWYKKAGVKNPSMEEGTYKRSFRVPRNWQGQNVRLWFGGVMTDTEVFVNGQSAGPVHQGGFYRFSYDVTDLLKFGSNNQIEVRVKKHSDNKSINAAERKADWWLFGGIYRPVWLEAKPATHIERLAVDARADGELKVEVHLQGTTGEESLSMEVAPISAKDAEHRPVKVTKDSVQLLTAHFDGISPWTPESPVLYRLTVSLLGKEGNVIHSMDTRIGFRTIDFRPRDGLYLNGTKLVMKGINRHTFHPDGGRTTNKELSIQDVKLIKEMNMNAVRSHYPPDEHFLDACDSLGLLYIDELAGWQDAYDTPTGTRLVREMLTRDVNHPCIVLWSNGNEGGWNTAIDSLFRTYDPQKRHVIHPWADFDELDTHHYPAYLTGVARFTNGYKVFMPAEFMHGQYDQGHGAGLEDFWARYTAHPLFAGGFMWAYSDEAVRRSDRGGALDSEDYNAPDGILGPYREKEGSYYSVREVWSPIYVEPLMITPSFRGEFRVSNRFLFTNLDKCSMRWRVLHCASPLQGETVGSPVSVADGGAQAWRQVVDSGMVQLPSLVPGETGFARITAPKLFEGDILELEAYGVDGESICTRTFPIHYAKDYLQGELEANAHSSASQTSVTGNCRVEETDTLITLHSPAVTVSFRKSDATITSVIRNADSRVIPLKDGPVAVGMKMILSNLSARTENGDAVLCARYRGAADSIVWRLTPAGLLSMDAVLLNRASGGGGFDDAFTDTEVLNLGLTFSYPESECSGMRWMGRGPYRVWKNRIPGANYGIWQKDYNNTITGESTDRLVYPEFKGYHANFYWATLQSPTVPFTVYAASDGIFLRVFTPEEPHGRQDGINTMPDFPAGDISFLLDIPGIRCFKPISQHGPQSQPGIIRIKKGDEGLRLNLMFDFR; via the coding sequence ATGAGTAGAAAGCACTTTTTGGGTACCATCCTTTTCTTACTGACAGCTTGGGTTGTACAAGCTCAGGAAACAGAACGTCAATATCTTTCCGGCACAGGGTTGGGTAACACCGTAACCTGGCAGTTTCGTGTATCCGAAGGACACAACAGCGGGCGTTGGAGTAAAATAGAAGTTCCTTCACAATGGGAACTGCAAGGCTTCGGTGAATATACCTATGGCCGTTGGTATAAGAAAGCCGGAGTGAAGAATCCTTCGATGGAAGAAGGTACTTATAAGCGCTCTTTCCGTGTTCCCCGCAACTGGCAGGGACAGAATGTACGCCTCTGGTTTGGTGGCGTAATGACTGATACCGAAGTCTTCGTCAATGGCCAATCCGCAGGCCCCGTACATCAGGGAGGCTTCTATCGCTTCTCTTATGACGTCACCGATCTGCTGAAATTCGGAAGCAACAATCAAATTGAAGTTCGTGTAAAGAAGCACTCTGACAACAAGTCCATCAACGCTGCCGAGCGCAAGGCGGACTGGTGGCTCTTTGGTGGAATATATCGCCCCGTATGGCTGGAAGCAAAGCCGGCTACGCATATCGAACGTCTGGCTGTAGATGCCCGTGCGGATGGAGAGCTAAAAGTAGAAGTACATTTGCAAGGTACTACCGGAGAAGAAAGTCTTTCCATGGAAGTGGCGCCGATATCTGCCAAGGATGCCGAACACCGTCCCGTGAAAGTTACTAAAGATTCCGTTCAGTTGCTGACTGCTCATTTCGACGGTATATCTCCGTGGACTCCTGAGTCTCCTGTACTCTATCGGCTTACAGTTTCTCTGCTCGGTAAGGAAGGAAACGTCATTCACTCCATGGATACCCGCATCGGCTTCCGCACCATTGATTTCCGTCCTCGCGACGGACTCTACCTGAACGGTACCAAGCTTGTTATGAAAGGCATCAATCGACACACCTTCCACCCCGATGGCGGACGAACTACGAATAAAGAACTCAGCATACAGGATGTCAAGCTTATAAAAGAGATGAACATGAATGCCGTCCGTTCTCACTATCCCCCTGATGAACACTTCCTGGATGCCTGCGACTCCCTTGGTTTACTCTACATCGACGAGTTGGCTGGTTGGCAAGATGCTTATGATACCCCTACAGGTACTCGTCTTGTTCGTGAAATGTTGACGCGTGACGTGAATCATCCCTGTATCGTGCTCTGGAGTAATGGTAACGAAGGTGGATGGAATACTGCAATTGATAGCCTGTTCCGTACTTACGACCCGCAAAAACGTCATGTCATCCACCCCTGGGCGGATTTCGACGAACTCGATACACACCACTATCCTGCTTATCTCACCGGAGTGGCCCGTTTTACCAATGGCTATAAAGTCTTCATGCCTGCCGAATTCATGCATGGCCAGTACGACCAGGGACATGGTGCCGGACTGGAGGATTTCTGGGCACGTTACACCGCCCATCCTCTCTTTGCCGGAGGTTTCATGTGGGCATACAGCGACGAAGCTGTACGCCGTTCCGACCGTGGCGGAGCACTGGATAGTGAAGATTACAATGCCCCGGATGGTATCCTCGGTCCCTATCGCGAAAAGGAGGGCAGTTACTATTCTGTCCGTGAAGTCTGGTCACCTATCTATGTGGAGCCTCTGATGATTACCCCCTCGTTCCGTGGTGAATTCCGGGTGTCGAACCGATTCCTGTTTACGAACCTAGACAAGTGTTCCATGCGTTGGCGCGTACTCCATTGTGCATCGCCGTTGCAAGGTGAAACTGTGGGCAGCCCGGTATCTGTAGCCGATGGAGGTGCCCAAGCCTGGCGTCAGGTAGTAGATAGCGGAATGGTACAACTTCCTTCGTTGGTTCCCGGTGAGACTGGGTTCGCCCGAATCACTGCTCCCAAGCTTTTTGAGGGGGACATTCTGGAACTTGAAGCGTATGGAGTGGATGGCGAAAGTATCTGTACACGTACCTTCCCGATACATTATGCGAAAGATTATCTGCAAGGTGAACTGGAGGCAAATGCTCATTCGTCCGCTTCACAAACTTCAGTCACGGGTAATTGCCGTGTTGAAGAAACCGATACTCTGATTACTTTGCATTCTCCTGCCGTTACCGTCTCTTTCCGGAAGAGTGACGCTACTATCACTTCTGTGATAAGGAATGCCGACAGTCGGGTTATCCCTCTGAAAGATGGTCCCGTTGCCGTGGGTATGAAGATGATCCTGTCTAATCTCTCCGCTCGTACGGAAAATGGTGATGCTGTTCTTTGTGCACGCTATCGGGGTGCTGCCGATTCCATCGTCTGGCGTCTTACCCCAGCTGGTCTCCTCTCTATGGATGCCGTGCTGTTGAACCGTGCTTCCGGTGGCGGTGGCTTCGACGATGCCTTTACCGACACCGAAGTCCTGAACCTCGGGCTCACCTTCTCATATCCCGAATCCGAGTGCTCCGGCATGCGCTGGATGGGACGTGGCCCGTACCGTGTTTGGAAGAACCGTATCCCCGGTGCCAATTATGGCATCTGGCAGAAAGATTATAACAACACCATTACCGGTGAAAGCACCGACCGCCTTGTGTACCCCGAATTCAAGGGCTATCATGCCAACTTCTATTGGGCTACCCTGCAAAGTCCTACGGTTCCTTTCACTGTGTATGCCGCCAGTGATGGCATCTTCTTGCGGGTATTCACGCCCGAAGAACCCCACGGCCGCCAGGATGGCATCAATACCATGCCCGACTTCCCCGCGGGAGATATTTCTTTCTTACTCGATATTCCGGGTATCCGTTGTTTCAAGCCCATCAGCCAACATGGTCCACAGAGCCAGCCGGGAATTATCCGCATCAAGAAAGGAGACGAAGGACTACGGCTGAATCTGATGTTCGACTTCCGTTAG
- the rhaT gene encoding L-rhamnose/proton symporter RhaT: MNTLIGLLIIAIGSFGQSSSYVPINKVKNWSWESFWLVQGIFAWLVFPLLGALLAIPAGSSLLELWGAGGALPAMIYGVLWGVGGLTFGLSMRYLGVALGQSIALGTCAGFGTLFPALFTGKDLLHGEGLMLLIGVCITLAGIAIIGYAGSLRSKNMTEEEKRAAVKDFALTKGLLVALLAGVMSACFALGLDAGTPIKEAALAGGVEALYAGLPVIFLVTLGGFCTNAIYCIWQNIKNKTGKEYFSVKGVVLTNNLLFCALAGVLWYSQFFGLEMGKSFLTDSPILLAFSWSILMSLNVTFSNVWGILLKEWKGVSNTTIAVLILGLVVLISSIIVVAMAQV, from the coding sequence ATGAATACACTGATAGGATTGTTGATTATAGCTATCGGGAGTTTCGGACAGAGTAGTTCGTATGTGCCTATCAATAAGGTGAAAAATTGGTCATGGGAAAGTTTCTGGCTTGTACAGGGAATCTTTGCGTGGCTTGTTTTTCCGTTGTTGGGGGCATTGCTTGCTATTCCGGCAGGAAGTTCACTGTTAGAACTCTGGGGAGCAGGTGGTGCTTTGCCTGCAATGATTTATGGCGTCTTGTGGGGCGTTGGTGGATTAACTTTCGGGTTGAGTATGCGTTATCTGGGTGTAGCACTTGGACAAAGTATTGCTCTTGGTACATGTGCTGGATTCGGAACACTCTTTCCCGCTTTGTTTACCGGAAAAGATTTGCTGCATGGTGAAGGACTGATGCTACTTATTGGCGTCTGTATAACGCTGGCTGGTATTGCTATCATCGGATATGCTGGTAGCCTTCGCTCTAAGAATATGACGGAAGAAGAAAAACGGGCAGCTGTTAAGGACTTTGCTTTGACGAAAGGTTTGCTCGTGGCATTGCTGGCAGGTGTGATGAGTGCGTGTTTTGCTCTTGGACTGGATGCCGGAACACCTATAAAAGAAGCAGCTTTGGCAGGTGGAGTAGAAGCTCTTTATGCTGGTTTACCCGTAATTTTCTTGGTTACTCTCGGTGGCTTCTGTACGAATGCTATTTATTGCATCTGGCAGAATATCAAGAATAAAACCGGTAAGGAATATTTCTCTGTAAAAGGTGTGGTACTGACGAATAATCTCTTATTTTGTGCTCTTGCCGGTGTACTGTGGTATTCACAGTTCTTTGGGCTTGAAATGGGTAAGAGTTTCCTGACAGACAGCCCTATACTTCTTGCTTTCTCTTGGAGTATCCTGATGTCACTGAATGTTACGTTCAGTAATGTTTGGGGTATTTTACTGAAAGAGTGGAAAGGTGTCAGCAATACTACGATTGCCGTTCTTATCTTAGGCTTGGTGGTTCTGATATCTTCCATTATAGTAGTGGCAATGGCACAGGTATAA
- the rhaD gene encoding rhamnulose-1-phosphate aldolase: MKSILVNRQALTYAVNQAAEVAGYLWQKGWAERNGGNITLNITEFVDDEIKSLPAISDVKQIGATLPYLKGCYFYCKGTNKRMRDLARWPMEHGSVIRILDDCASYVIIADHPVMPTSELPAHLSVHNRLIEKGSPYKASLHTHPIELIAMTHCKKFLEKDVATNLLWSMIPETKAFCPRGLGIIPYELPSSVQLAEATIEQLEDYDVAMWEKHGVFAVDVDIMSAFDQVDVLNKSALIYIAAKNMGFEPDGMSQEQMQEMTRAFNLPK; the protein is encoded by the coding sequence ATGAAATCAATTCTCGTAAATCGCCAGGCATTGACCTATGCAGTCAATCAAGCGGCAGAAGTTGCTGGATATCTCTGGCAAAAAGGATGGGCTGAACGTAATGGCGGCAACATCACACTGAATATTACTGAATTTGTAGACGATGAGATAAAGTCGTTGCCTGCTATTAGTGATGTAAAGCAGATAGGTGCTACTCTACCTTATCTGAAAGGCTGTTATTTCTATTGCAAAGGAACTAATAAGCGTATGCGCGATTTGGCTCGTTGGCCGATGGAACATGGTTCTGTAATCCGTATTCTGGATGACTGTGCCAGCTATGTGATTATTGCGGATCATCCTGTGATGCCTACTTCTGAATTACCTGCCCATCTCAGTGTACACAATCGTCTGATTGAGAAAGGTTCGCCTTATAAAGCTTCATTGCATACTCATCCCATTGAATTGATTGCTATGACTCATTGTAAGAAATTCCTTGAAAAAGATGTTGCTACCAATTTGCTTTGGAGTATGATTCCCGAAACTAAGGCTTTCTGTCCGCGTGGTTTGGGTATCATTCCTTATGAATTGCCAAGCTCCGTACAATTGGCAGAGGCTACTATTGAGCAATTGGAAGATTATGATGTGGCTATGTGGGAAAAGCATGGTGTATTCGCAGTAGATGTGGATATCATGTCGGCTTTCGATCAGGTGGATGTACTGAATAAGTCTGCCCTGATTTATATTGCTGCCAAAAATATGGGCTTTGAACCTGACGGTATGAGCCAGGAACAAATGCAGGAAATGACTCGTGCATTCAATCTGCCTAAATGA
- a CDS encoding glycoside hydrolase family 88/105 protein, whose translation MKRIFFSLALLLAVTTLAAQTNMTAREAAVKIADRILASTTYEFKNTKTGETYKSVKKLPLDMNVKVACKYNNWHYTNGVTNMALMELGDKLADKKYEKYVLKNMNFVFNEGNLEFFRKQYDEAFKQDGWNAVRKLSWHMIFRGKRLDDNGPMGASLIELQMRYPNQSFLDYVNETAEHLNYGEPRLVDGTIARIWPHVNTIWADDAFMAISFLARMGKMTGDEKYFNDAANQVLNYTRYLWCPEKQIYYHCYHTDNKEHGVAHWSRANGWVFMAQADLLSMMPKDHPMREAVIENFRQQASGVARYQGKNGLWHQLLDKEDSYEEITGTAMFVFGIARGVKEGWLHPDFIYVAEQGLKGMMKKISDNGDVTSICVGTGIMPSLVYYYNRPTQENDPMGEGPVLRALVEMIDAPKYTEIKAEEQYDKIVVKK comes from the coding sequence ATGAAGCGAATATTCTTTTCTCTCGCTCTGCTGCTGGCAGTAACAACTCTCGCCGCCCAGACCAATATGACGGCAAGAGAAGCTGCTGTAAAGATTGCAGACCGCATTCTTGCCAGTACCACATACGAGTTTAAGAATACGAAGACTGGTGAAACTTATAAGTCCGTCAAGAAATTACCTCTTGACATGAATGTGAAGGTAGCATGCAAGTACAATAACTGGCATTATACGAATGGTGTAACCAATATGGCTCTCATGGAACTGGGGGATAAACTTGCTGACAAGAAGTATGAGAAATATGTTTTGAAGAACATGAATTTTGTGTTCAATGAAGGTAATCTCGAATTCTTTCGCAAACAGTACGATGAGGCCTTTAAACAAGATGGTTGGAATGCCGTGCGAAAATTGAGTTGGCACATGATCTTCCGTGGCAAGCGTCTGGATGATAATGGCCCGATGGGAGCCAGTCTGATTGAACTGCAGATGAGATATCCTAATCAATCTTTTCTGGATTATGTTAACGAAACAGCCGAACACCTGAATTACGGTGAACCTCGTTTGGTGGATGGAACTATTGCCCGTATATGGCCGCATGTCAATACGATTTGGGCAGATGATGCCTTTATGGCAATTTCTTTTCTGGCACGCATGGGTAAGATGACTGGTGATGAGAAGTATTTTAATGATGCAGCCAATCAGGTGCTAAACTATACCCGTTATCTTTGGTGTCCTGAAAAACAGATTTATTATCATTGTTATCATACGGATAACAAGGAGCATGGAGTAGCTCACTGGAGCCGTGCTAACGGATGGGTATTTATGGCACAGGCTGATCTGCTTAGTATGATGCCGAAAGATCATCCGATGCGTGAAGCTGTTATCGAAAATTTCCGCCAACAAGCAAGTGGTGTAGCCCGTTATCAAGGTAAGAATGGACTTTGGCATCAGTTGTTGGATAAAGAAGATTCTTATGAGGAAATCACAGGAACAGCAATGTTTGTTTTTGGTATTGCCCGTGGTGTGAAAGAAGGATGGCTACATCCTGATTTCATTTACGTAGCTGAGCAGGGATTGAAAGGTATGATGAAAAAGATTTCTGATAATGGAGATGTTACTTCTATTTGTGTAGGAACAGGTATCATGCCTTCATTGGTATATTATTATAACCGTCCTACACAGGAAAATGATCCTATGGGTGAAGGCCCTGTACTCCGTGCATTGGTTGAAATGATAGATGCACCCAAGTACACAGAAATAAAGGCCGAAGAACAATATGATAAAATTGTTGTAAAAAAATAA
- a CDS encoding helix-turn-helix domain-containing protein, translated as MTKNYNDLGVEFKYLIVNDMDQKFGLWVNTVGFQSIQPNSPYPLKDHPSGYFFNAQKGRVLREYQLVYITKGRGLFASDTTPEKQVCKGRLMVLFPGQWHTYHPYQQTGWNEYYIGFEGPVIDDMLRGGFLSKDNQILEVGLNEELVTLFSRALEIAEADKISSQQYLSGIVLHMIGMILSISKNKIFEMGDVDQKIEQAKIIMNENIFKDIDPEELAMKLNISYSWFRKVFKDYTGYAPAKYFQELKLRKAKQLLVGTSQSVKEISFMLDYKSTEHFFSLFKKRTGFTPLEYRSFGRETNVEEEDLL; from the coding sequence ATGACTAAGAACTATAATGATTTAGGGGTTGAATTCAAATATTTGATAGTGAATGATATGGACCAGAAATTTGGTCTGTGGGTAAATACCGTGGGTTTCCAGTCCATTCAGCCAAATTCTCCTTATCCCTTGAAGGATCACCCTTCAGGCTATTTCTTCAATGCCCAGAAGGGGCGTGTTTTACGTGAATATCAGTTGGTTTATATAACTAAAGGACGAGGTTTGTTTGCTTCCGATACTACTCCGGAGAAACAAGTCTGTAAAGGCAGACTTATGGTTCTTTTCCCTGGGCAATGGCATACGTATCATCCATATCAGCAAACAGGTTGGAATGAATATTATATCGGTTTTGAGGGGCCGGTCATCGATGATATGCTGAGAGGAGGCTTCCTCTCTAAAGACAATCAAATACTGGAAGTAGGTCTGAACGAGGAACTGGTTACCCTTTTTTCACGTGCATTGGAGATAGCTGAAGCTGATAAGATTTCATCCCAGCAATATCTTTCAGGTATTGTATTGCACATGATAGGAATGATTCTTTCCATATCCAAGAATAAGATATTCGAGATGGGTGATGTTGATCAAAAGATTGAACAGGCGAAAATTATTATGAATGAGAATATATTCAAGGATATTGACCCGGAAGAGTTGGCCATGAAATTGAATATCAGTTATTCTTGGTTTCGTAAGGTTTTTAAGGATTATACGGGATATGCGCCTGCTAAGTATTTCCAGGAACTTAAGTTGCGTAAGGCAAAGCAGTTACTGGTTGGCACTTCCCAATCGGTAAAGGAAATTTCGTTTATGCTCGATTATAAATCTACTGAACACTTTTTCTCTCTCTTCAAAAAACGTACAGGATTTACTCCATTAGAATACAGGTCTTTCGGGCGTGAGACGAATGTAGAGGAGGAAGATTTATTGTAA
- a CDS encoding L-rhamnose isomerase, translating into MKEELIQKAYEVAKERYAAIGVDVEKAMDTLQKISLSLHCWQADDVAGFEAQGALTGGIQATGNYPGKARNMEELRQDVLKAASYIPGTHRLNLHEIYGDFGGKFVDRDQVEPAHFESWIQWAAENNMKLDFNSTSFSHPKSGNLSLSNPDKGIRDFWVEHTKRCRAIAEEMGKRQGDPCIMNLWVHDGSKDITVNRMLYRELLKDSLDRIFEVEYKNMKDCVESKVFGIGLESYTVGSNDFYIGYGVSRNKIVTLDTGHFHPTESVADKLSSLLLFIPEIMLHVSRPVRWDSDHVTIMNDETMDLCKEIVRCNALDRVHIGLDYFDASINRIGAYVIGSRATQKCVLQALLEPLDTLRKYEANDQLFERLALLEEGKSLPWNAVWDMFCLKNGVPVGEEFITEIQKYEADVTSKRN; encoded by the coding sequence ATGAAAGAAGAATTGATTCAAAAAGCCTATGAAGTGGCAAAAGAACGTTACGCAGCTATCGGCGTAGATGTAGAGAAAGCAATGGACACCTTGCAAAAGATTTCCCTCTCCCTGCATTGCTGGCAGGCAGATGATGTAGCCGGATTTGAAGCACAGGGTGCATTGACCGGAGGCATTCAGGCTACCGGAAACTATCCTGGCAAGGCTCGTAATATGGAAGAACTGAGACAAGACGTATTGAAAGCAGCCAGCTATATTCCTGGAACTCACCGCTTGAATCTTCATGAAATCTATGGTGACTTCGGTGGCAAATTTGTTGACCGTGACCAGGTAGAACCGGCTCACTTCGAAAGTTGGATACAGTGGGCAGCTGAAAATAATATGAAGTTGGATTTCAATTCCACTTCTTTCTCTCATCCGAAGAGTGGTAATCTTTCCCTTTCTAATCCTGATAAAGGTATTCGTGACTTCTGGGTAGAGCATACAAAGCGTTGCCGTGCTATTGCAGAAGAGATGGGTAAGCGCCAGGGTGATCCTTGTATCATGAATCTGTGGGTACATGATGGCAGCAAGGATATCACTGTGAACCGTATGTTGTATCGTGAATTACTGAAGGATTCTCTGGATCGCATTTTCGAAGTGGAATACAAGAATATGAAAGACTGTGTAGAGTCTAAAGTATTTGGTATCGGTCTGGAAAGTTATACGGTAGGTTCCAATGACTTCTATATTGGTTATGGTGTGAGCCGTAATAAGATTGTTACACTGGATACAGGTCACTTCCACCCGACTGAAAGCGTTGCGGACAAACTGTCTTCTTTATTATTATTCATTCCGGAAATCATGTTGCATGTGAGCCGTCCGGTACGTTGGGATTCTGACCACGTGACGATTATGAATGATGAAACAATGGATCTCTGCAAAGAAATTGTACGTTGTAATGCTTTGGATCGCGTACATATCGGTCTGGATTATTTTGATGCTTCTATTAACCGTATCGGTGCGTATGTTATAGGTAGCCGTGCTACACAGAAATGTGTGTTGCAAGCTCTGTTGGAACCACTGGATACTTTGCGCAAATATGAAGCAAATGATCAGTTATTTGAGCGTCTTGCTTTGCTCGAAGAAGGAAAATCTTTACCTTGGAATGCAGTTTGGGATATGTTCTGCTTAAAGAACGGTGTACCTGTAGGTGAAGAATTCATTACTGAGATACAGAAATACGAAGCAGACGTTACGTCGAAACGTAATTAA
- a CDS encoding rhamnulokinase: MKHCFFAVDLGATSGRTILGAFTPQGLELQDVNRFPNHLIEVGGHYYWDIYELYRHILEGLKLAARMDDVQITSIGIDTWGVDFVCVGKDGGLLRQPYSYRDPHTMGAPEAFFARVPRKQVYGWTGIQIMNFNSLFQLDTLRRNKDSALEMADKILFMPDALSYLLTGEMVTEYTIASTAQLVNAETRRLEPALLKELGLTEDNFGRFVYPGEKIGVLTKEIQTITGLGAIPVIAVAGHDTASAVAAVPALDRNFAYLSSGTWSLMGVETDAPVINEETEALNFTNEGGVAGTIRLLKNICGMWLLERCRCDWEEISYPELIAEAEACEPFRSLINPDDVLFANPMNMEQAIRTYCADHHQPIPETRGQIVRCIFESLSLRYRQVLENLCSLSPRPVEVLHVIGGGSRNDLLNQWTANAVGIPVVAGPSEATAIGNVMIQALTAGAASDIVSMRQLINRSIPLKTFTPENVEVWNTAYLHFLQLA, translated from the coding sequence ATGAAACATTGCTTTTTTGCGGTTGATTTGGGTGCTACCAGCGGCCGTACCATACTGGGAGCATTCACTCCGCAAGGATTAGAACTACAAGATGTGAACCGCTTCCCTAACCATCTGATTGAAGTTGGAGGACATTACTACTGGGATATCTACGAATTGTACCGTCATATTCTGGAAGGTTTGAAACTGGCTGCCCGGATGGATGATGTGCAGATAACCTCTATTGGAATTGATACCTGGGGAGTCGATTTTGTATGTGTGGGTAAAGATGGTGGTTTGCTTCGTCAGCCCTATTCTTATCGTGATCCGCATACGATGGGAGCTCCTGAGGCTTTTTTTGCCCGCGTTCCCCGCAAGCAGGTATATGGATGGACAGGTATTCAGATCATGAATTTCAATTCGCTTTTCCAGTTGGATACTTTACGCCGGAATAAGGATAGTGCACTGGAAATGGCTGATAAGATCCTTTTCATGCCGGATGCACTTAGTTATTTACTGACCGGAGAGATGGTGACTGAATATACCATTGCCAGTACGGCTCAATTGGTAAATGCTGAAACGCGTCGTCTGGAACCGGCATTGCTGAAAGAGCTTGGATTAACGGAAGATAACTTCGGGCGTTTTGTATATCCGGGTGAGAAAATAGGCGTATTGACCAAAGAAATACAAACGATTACCGGACTGGGAGCAATACCTGTGATTGCAGTTGCCGGACATGACACGGCTTCCGCTGTGGCTGCCGTACCAGCATTGGACCGTAACTTTGCTTATCTGAGCAGTGGCACATGGTCATTGATGGGAGTGGAGACAGATGCACCGGTTATTAATGAAGAAACAGAAGCACTGAACTTCACGAATGAAGGAGGTGTTGCGGGGACGATTCGTTTACTGAAGAATATTTGTGGCATGTGGTTGTTGGAACGCTGCCGTTGCGATTGGGAAGAAATATCTTATCCTGAGCTGATTGCTGAAGCAGAGGCATGCGAACCTTTCCGTAGTCTGATAAATCCGGATGATGTTCTGTTTGCCAACCCGATGAATATGGAACAGGCTATTCGTACTTATTGCGCTGACCATCATCAACCGATACCGGAGACACGTGGACAAATTGTACGTTGTATTTTTGAAAGCCTGTCACTGCGCTATCGCCAAGTTTTGGAGAACCTGTGTAGCCTTTCTCCCCGTCCTGTAGAAGTACTGCACGTTATTGGAGGAGGAAGCCGTAATGATTTGCTGAATCAGTGGACTGCCAATGCGGTAGGTATTCCTGTTGTTGCCGGACCGTCGGAGGCGACCGCTATCGGCAACGTAATGATACAAGCTCTCACAGCAGGTGCAGCAAGTGACATTGTTTCCATGCGCCAACTTATCAATCGTTCTATTCCATTGAAGACTTTTACTCCGGAGAACGTTGAAGTTTGGAATACCGCTTATCTGCATTTCTTGCAGTTAGCCTAA